A section of the Pseudomonadota bacterium genome encodes:
- a CDS encoding ParB/RepB/Spo0J family partition protein: MATKKTTSVNPEFLYVPIGNIVVLEQVRSNVNTESDSFKALVQSIKDKGILEPLLVTKGDGDLYNLICGERRLEAARQLELELVPVRIIEAGKESGETIALQLTENLQREDLNPMDQAKGVLTYIQVKHPDKGYGLDGVMAELVNVQRRPDDLSEEIACTVHAISQISAKSYSTLFRTISLLKLPPEIQAEIRSGNLPVSQGYLFAANLECPDRMQIFTNIMKTPVTNATLNNLLTAYKKVKPVPGVTKLIPMKKQIASLRSVESRIEMGIAKYTKPDLVTLLDELRVFCALVELRIPIAPEPPPEKKKPPQL; this comes from the coding sequence ATGGCGACAAAGAAGACTACAAGTGTAAACCCGGAATTTCTCTATGTTCCTATTGGAAATATAGTGGTGCTGGAACAGGTCAGATCGAATGTCAATACTGAATCAGATTCATTCAAAGCTCTTGTGCAATCCATTAAAGACAAGGGCATCTTGGAGCCTCTCCTTGTAACAAAAGGAGACGGCGACTTGTACAACCTCATCTGCGGGGAGAGGCGTCTGGAAGCAGCCCGGCAGCTCGAACTTGAATTAGTACCGGTACGGATCATAGAAGCAGGTAAGGAATCAGGTGAGACCATAGCCCTCCAACTGACAGAGAACCTCCAGCGAGAAGACTTAAACCCTATGGATCAGGCAAAGGGGGTATTGACATATATTCAAGTAAAACACCCTGATAAAGGGTATGGTCTGGATGGGGTGATGGCCGAGTTAGTGAATGTCCAACGGAGACCAGATGACCTATCGGAAGAAATTGCATGCACTGTGCATGCAATTTCTCAAATCTCTGCAAAGTCTTATTCCACGCTGTTCCGCACGATTTCACTTTTAAAACTTCCTCCTGAAATTCAAGCCGAAATCCGGTCAGGAAATTTACCTGTCTCTCAGGGATATCTCTTCGCTGCCAACCTCGAATGTCCCGACCGCATGCAGATATTTACCAACATTATGAAGACACCCGTTACTAATGCCACATTGAATAATCTGCTCACCGCATACAAGAAGGTCAAGCCAGTCCCAGGTGTTACAAAGCTCATACCTATGAAGAAGCAGATTGCAAGCTTACGATCCGTAGAGTCACGCATTGAGATGGGTATTGCAAAATACACAAAGCCTGACCTTGTAACGCTTCTTGATGAGTTGCGTGTTTTCTGCGCTTTAGTGGAACTGCGGATACCGATCGCCCCGGAACCTCCGCCGGAGAAGAAAAAGCCCCCACAGTTGTGA
- a CDS encoding IS110 family transposase codes for MKLPKHLEHINRYAAGIDIGSKSHFVAVPEGTDEQPVREFSTFTADLERLAEWLISCGVTTVAMESTGVYWIPVFEVLESHGLEVKLVNARHVKNVPGRKSDVLDCQWLQQLHTYGLLHGAFRPVDQVCTLRAYVRQRSTLVRSSASHIQRMQKALAQMNLQLHNVVTDITGTTGMRIIKAILDGERNPDALAAMRDPRCKNSSAMIARSLKGNYRPEHLFSLQQAVELYEVYQTKIADCDRQILKQLESFDDSPNNMPPTSVEDALVRMSGVDLTSIDGIDTTTALKILSEIGTDMSRFKSAKHFASWLGLSPGTKVSGGKVLSSATKQVANKAAAALRMAAFTLFNSKSALGAYLRRQRARLGAPKAITATAHKLARLVYAMLTHGTAYVDAGQEYYEERHRSRVIQNLKRRAQELGFELVTIKATAVL; via the coding sequence ATGAAGCTCCCGAAGCATCTTGAACATATCAACCGGTATGCGGCAGGAATCGACATCGGTTCTAAAAGTCACTTCGTGGCAGTACCTGAAGGAACAGATGAACAGCCAGTCCGTGAGTTTTCAACGTTCACCGCCGACCTTGAACGCCTGGCGGAATGGTTGATCTCATGCGGCGTCACCACTGTTGCCATGGAATCTACCGGCGTTTATTGGATACCGGTATTCGAGGTTCTTGAAAGCCACGGGCTCGAGGTCAAGCTTGTCAATGCCCGTCATGTCAAAAATGTCCCCGGCAGAAAAAGCGATGTACTGGACTGCCAATGGCTCCAGCAGTTGCATACCTATGGACTCCTTCACGGCGCCTTCCGTCCCGTTGACCAGGTATGTACCCTTCGTGCCTATGTTCGACAGAGAAGCACCCTGGTGCGCAGTTCCGCATCGCATATACAAAGAATGCAAAAGGCATTGGCCCAAATGAACCTCCAGCTCCATAATGTGGTGACGGACATCACAGGGACAACGGGTATGCGGATCATCAAGGCAATTCTCGACGGTGAAAGGAATCCCGACGCCCTGGCAGCCATGCGCGATCCCCGGTGCAAAAACAGCAGTGCAATGATAGCCCGTTCCCTGAAAGGCAACTATCGCCCCGAACACCTCTTCAGTCTCCAACAGGCAGTTGAACTCTATGAGGTTTATCAGACAAAGATCGCTGACTGTGACCGTCAGATACTTAAGCAGCTGGAAAGCTTCGATGATTCCCCGAATAACATGCCTCCCACAAGCGTGGAAGATGCACTCGTACGCATGTCCGGGGTTGACTTAACGAGCATTGACGGCATCGATACCACAACCGCACTGAAGATCCTCTCCGAGATCGGTACGGACATGAGCCGCTTCAAATCGGCCAAACATTTTGCCTCATGGCTTGGCCTATCTCCCGGCACGAAGGTCAGCGGCGGTAAGGTGTTAAGCAGCGCCACGAAACAGGTTGCCAACAAAGCTGCTGCAGCGTTGCGCATGGCTGCGTTTACCCTGTTCAATTCAAAGAGTGCGCTTGGTGCATATCTAAGAAGACAACGGGCACGTCTCGGTGCTCCCAAGGCAATAACCGCTACAGCCCATAAACTGGCTCGCCTGGTCTATGCCATGCTCACACATGGAACTGCTTATGTTGATGCCGGTCAGGAATATTATGAAGAACGCCATCGGTCAAGAGTTATACAAAACCTGAAACGGAGAGCTCAGGAACTGGGGTTTGAACTGGTTACCATAAAGGCAACTGCTGTTTTATGA